In a single window of the Campylobacter fetus subsp. testudinum 03-427 genome:
- the cinA gene encoding competence/damage-inducible domain protein (Pfam match to PF02464.13 CinA) translates to MRHIIIIVGEELQINKPFLNYVFSSYESHFGELGMVYYIQNSDKELPFYIENHSKNFNFITIIANDSNFYTLSKILATLTTDTIELKDETLIPSRAQVHTKDSFLLDLNLASINLIKAEPTKKLPQILTNIELESQFFNILDIDKESARILLEPLATTYNVNISLTELLSGLTYVRAGANKYGQIKGFIDSASNLFANKIINDKSIVSFIAKKLIQKNQKITFAESCTAGLCASKIGAVPGVSSAFEGSVITYANHIKHNWIDVENSVLETFGAVSKECVEQMCFGVLKLCECDYAIAISGIAGPEGGSKEKPVGTVFVAVANKNGDVQTSRLLLEGDRDYIREQSALHAYALLLRANPSLFI, encoded by the coding sequence ATGAGACATATCATCATAATAGTAGGAGAAGAGTTACAGATAAACAAGCCTTTTTTAAACTATGTTTTTAGTAGCTATGAATCACATTTTGGTGAGTTAGGAATGGTATATTACATACAAAATAGTGATAAAGAACTACCGTTTTATATAGAAAATCACTCTAAAAACTTCAATTTTATAACAATCATAGCAAACGATAGCAACTTTTATACTTTAAGCAAAATTCTAGCCACTCTTACAACCGACACCATAGAGTTAAAAGATGAAACTCTAATTCCATCAAGAGCGCAGGTTCATACCAAAGATAGCTTTTTGCTCGATTTGAACTTAGCTTCTATAAATCTTATAAAAGCAGAACCGACAAAAAAGCTTCCACAAATTCTTACAAATATAGAATTAGAATCTCAATTTTTCAATATTTTAGATATCGACAAAGAGAGTGCTAGGATACTTTTAGAACCACTTGCTACAACCTACAACGTAAATATCAGCCTTACTGAGCTGCTATCTGGTCTTACTTACGTAAGAGCTGGAGCAAATAAATACGGTCAGATAAAAGGTTTTATCGATAGTGCTTCAAATTTATTTGCAAATAAAATTATAAATGATAAAAGCATAGTATCTTTTATAGCAAAAAAATTAATACAAAAAAATCAGAAAATTACCTTTGCGGAGTCTTGCACTGCTGGACTTTGTGCTTCAAAGATAGGCGCCGTACCAGGAGTAAGTAGCGCATTTGAAGGCTCCGTGATAACTTATGCAAATCACATAAAGCATAATTGGATAGATGTAGAAAATAGCGTATTAGAAACATTTGGAGCAGTAAGCAAAGAGTGCGTGGAGCAGATGTGTTTTGGAGTATTGAAACTTTGCGAATGCGATTATGCTATAGCTATAAGCGGTATCGCAGGACCTGAGGGAGGAAGTAAAGAAAAACCAGTAGGCACGGTGTTTGTCGCCGTGGCAAATAAAAACGGCGATGTCCAAACCTCAAGACTGCTTTTAGAAGGAGATAGAGACTATATAAGAGAGCAAAGCGCTCTACACGCTTACGCTTTGCTACTTAGGGCAAATCCATCTTTATTTATTTAA